Proteins from a single region of Gemmatimonadales bacterium:
- a CDS encoding glycosyltransferase: MLRQAYGSDDAFILLHVGRLAAEKGVERILAGFAAAQRALPEREVRLIIAGVGPREAALRADAPEGVSFLGNLDRGSMLPTLYASADAFLFSSHTETLGLVILEAMASGLPVIAAPAGGVADHLRDDVNGIAYPPGDISAMARAILALVRSPALVRRLGAGARRTAEGMSWELELDRLHASYREVCECSDAPRAGHEERRTALA, encoded by the coding sequence ATGCTTCGGCAGGCGTACGGCAGCGACGACGCCTTCATCCTACTGCACGTCGGTCGGTTGGCGGCTGAAAAGGGAGTGGAACGGATTCTTGCAGGGTTCGCCGCCGCCCAGCGGGCGCTGCCCGAGCGCGAGGTTCGCCTCATCATCGCGGGCGTCGGGCCGCGCGAAGCTGCGCTCCGCGCTGACGCGCCCGAGGGCGTCTCCTTCCTGGGCAATCTCGACCGGGGGTCGATGCTCCCCACCCTGTATGCGAGCGCCGACGCGTTCCTCTTTTCCTCGCACACGGAAACGCTTGGCCTGGTGATCCTCGAGGCGATGGCCAGCGGCCTGCCGGTGATTGCCGCACCGGCCGGCGGGGTCGCGGATCATCTCCGGGACGACGTCAACGGGATCGCCTATCCTCCGGGCGACATCAGCGCCATGGCCCGTGCGATACTCGCGCTGGTCCGGTCGCCGGCGCTCGTCCGGCGACTGGGAGCGGGGGCAAGGCGGACGGCCGAGGGAATGTCGTGGGAGTTGGAGCTTGACCGGCTCCACGCCAGCTACCGCGAGGTGTGCGAATGCAGCGACGCTCCCCGCGCAGGGCACGAGGAGCGTCGGACCGCGTTGGCTTGA